A DNA window from Enterobacter cloacae subsp. cloacae ATCC 13047 contains the following coding sequences:
- a CDS encoding type I secretion system permease/ATPase, which translates to MNTHLSTVKINSEHTLEDIEAPEKDSLLWGVEWLCGHHSKYASKEVLYAGLPKSDKLEPEMALRMLEQMGISAGWVKRDLNSLSSWLFPLLIARKDGTYCILTARKGKRGQHTYQIVVPENDGTLLVAEADLHEAYGGYALVTTPKPTLDARAEDQLLPKAKDEGHWLYSTLWRYRHYFYSAALAALLANILTLAGTFFTMNVYDRVIPTQAYVTLWSLAIGVVIAIIFEFASRQIRAYLIDIAGKKADLILGAKLFRQVMSMRMEYKPQSSGTFANQLRDFEAVRDFITSATLATLSDLPFCLLFMFIIYMIGGPLAVVPLVAMPLILIVSVIIQWPLGRYMEENVREISLKQGLLIESIEGLEALKAAQGEGVMQKRWNDFSALAAASSMKTRYLSMLTTNFVSFVQQITTVCIVVLGVYLIHAGELTMGAMIGVVILSSRSLAPLASVVGLALRYQHAKTALKSLNQLMETPTERDALINYLPTPNFTGSLRLKKVGFTYPVPGMMVAPRILDNININIEAGEQVAVLGKIGSGKSTLLRVMARLYQQSSGQLFIDGVDATQVDPADWRAAVGYVGQDCRLFYGTLRHNIIIGNPGVSTEEFLRVVRLTGLDHVAARHPLGFDMPIGEMGNCLSGGQKQLVALARCLLLRPKILLMDEPTSSMDAMTETLFLRRLKEATQGQTLVIVTHRMSVLSLVERLIVMEDGHVVKDGPKDQVMASLNENVMKKKQAMHSVEEKQQKQGVNE; encoded by the coding sequence ATGAATACGCATCTCTCCACGGTAAAAATTAATTCAGAGCATACTCTTGAAGATATTGAAGCCCCTGAAAAAGATTCTCTTCTGTGGGGCGTTGAATGGCTTTGTGGGCATCATTCTAAGTATGCCAGCAAAGAGGTGCTGTATGCAGGCCTGCCAAAAAGCGACAAGCTGGAGCCTGAAATGGCATTACGTATGCTTGAGCAGATGGGCATATCCGCCGGTTGGGTTAAGCGCGATCTGAATTCGCTTTCCTCCTGGCTGTTCCCTTTGCTTATTGCACGCAAAGACGGGACATACTGCATTCTTACCGCACGCAAGGGAAAGCGCGGGCAACATACGTATCAGATTGTGGTACCTGAAAACGACGGAACGCTCCTCGTTGCAGAGGCGGATTTACACGAGGCTTATGGCGGTTATGCCCTTGTGACGACGCCAAAACCCACGCTGGACGCGCGTGCTGAAGACCAGCTGTTACCGAAAGCCAAGGATGAAGGTCACTGGCTCTATTCGACGCTGTGGCGCTACCGGCATTACTTCTACAGCGCGGCACTGGCGGCGCTGCTGGCGAACATTCTGACGCTGGCCGGTACCTTCTTCACCATGAACGTCTATGACCGCGTGATCCCCACCCAGGCGTACGTCACCCTGTGGTCGCTGGCGATTGGCGTGGTGATTGCCATTATTTTTGAATTTGCCAGCCGACAAATCCGCGCCTATTTGATCGACATCGCCGGTAAAAAAGCAGATCTGATCCTCGGGGCGAAGCTGTTTCGCCAGGTGATGTCGATGCGTATGGAATACAAGCCGCAATCCTCCGGAACCTTTGCGAACCAGTTACGCGATTTTGAGGCCGTCCGCGACTTTATCACCTCTGCGACCCTCGCCACGCTGTCCGATTTGCCGTTCTGTCTGCTGTTCATGTTCATCATTTACATGATTGGCGGCCCACTGGCCGTTGTACCGCTGGTTGCCATGCCACTGATTTTGATTGTCAGCGTCATTATCCAGTGGCCGCTGGGTCGCTACATGGAAGAAAACGTCCGGGAAATTTCGCTTAAGCAGGGTCTGCTGATCGAGAGCATCGAAGGGCTTGAGGCCTTAAAAGCCGCTCAGGGCGAAGGGGTGATGCAAAAGCGCTGGAATGATTTCAGCGCACTGGCTGCGGCGTCCTCGATGAAAACCCGCTATCTCTCCATGCTGACCACCAACTTTGTCTCTTTTGTGCAGCAAATCACCACCGTCTGCATCGTGGTGCTCGGCGTCTATTTAATCCACGCCGGAGAGCTGACCATGGGGGCCATGATTGGGGTGGTGATCCTCTCCAGCCGTTCGCTCGCGCCTCTGGCCTCTGTGGTCGGTCTGGCGCTGCGTTATCAGCACGCCAAAACCGCGCTGAAATCCCTTAACCAGCTGATGGAAACACCGACCGAGCGCGATGCGCTGATCAATTATCTGCCGACGCCCAATTTCACCGGCAGCCTGCGTCTGAAAAAGGTGGGATTCACCTATCCGGTACCGGGAATGATGGTCGCGCCACGCATTCTGGACAACATCAATATCAACATCGAGGCCGGGGAACAGGTGGCCGTGCTGGGCAAAATTGGCAGCGGTAAGTCGACCCTGCTGCGCGTGATGGCGCGCCTGTACCAGCAGAGCAGCGGACAGCTTTTCATTGATGGTGTGGATGCGACACAGGTTGATCCCGCCGACTGGCGCGCTGCGGTGGGCTACGTCGGGCAGGACTGCCGCCTGTTTTACGGCACCCTGCGCCATAACATCATCATTGGCAACCCGGGCGTGAGCACGGAAGAGTTTCTGCGGGTGGTTCGCCTGACCGGGCTTGATCACGTGGCGGCCAGACATCCACTGGGTTTTGACATGCCTATCGGCGAAATGGGCAATTGCCTTTCCGGTGGACAAAAACAGCTCGTCGCCCTCGCCCGCTGCCTGTTGCTGCGGCCAAAGATTTTGCTGATGGATGAACCCACCAGCTCAATGGATGCGATGACGGAAACCCTGTTCCTTCGTCGGCTCAAAGAAGCGACGCAAGGACAAACGCTGGTCATTGTGACCCACCGCATGTCCGTACTGAGCCTGGTAGAGCGTCTGATCGTCATGGAAGACGGACACGTAGTGAAAGACGGTCCCAAAGATCAGGTGATGGCCAGCCTGAATGAGAATGTCATGAAGAAAAAGCAAGCAATGCATTCAGTCGAAGAGAAGCAACAGAAACAAGGTGTGAATGAATGA
- a CDS encoding helix-turn-helix transcriptional regulator, which yields MYCATNNPGYLSHTGGQPVCHTPEMRCYGCEKQCRFNTSEDGQNRDCHALEYYIWPDNNTFLVEGIRHHFGEVNDKYISQPVVIIDFSHKNINYFLSENWLDQFKNMRLILVTDKKMTAIAHYWFYNDTLETTISSIIFYDDSAEEVSTKLKKTFLAKTIKPTGNRPKLSQNEYSLFSFLFNGWSPKKIAYRNGTSVKNTYAMKNRIERKLGVSITRLAS from the coding sequence ATGTACTGTGCAACTAACAATCCTGGCTATTTATCTCATACAGGTGGACAACCTGTTTGTCATACCCCTGAAATGCGTTGTTATGGTTGCGAAAAGCAATGCCGCTTTAATACGTCTGAAGATGGCCAAAACCGTGATTGCCACGCGCTTGAATATTATATCTGGCCTGATAATAACACCTTTTTGGTTGAAGGCATTCGCCATCACTTTGGCGAGGTAAATGATAAATATATTTCGCAGCCGGTTGTCATCATCGACTTCAGTCATAAAAACATCAATTATTTTTTATCTGAAAACTGGTTAGATCAGTTCAAAAACATGAGACTGATTCTTGTCACTGATAAAAAGATGACGGCAATTGCGCACTACTGGTTTTACAACGACACGTTAGAAACCACTATCAGTTCAATTATCTTTTATGACGATAGCGCAGAAGAAGTCTCGACGAAACTGAAAAAAACGTTCCTGGCAAAAACGATTAAACCGACAGGTAACAGACCCAAACTGAGTCAGAATGAATACAGCCTGTTTTCATTCCTTTTTAACGGATGGTCGCCAAAGAAAATCGCCTACCGGAACGGCACCAGTGTTAAAAACACCTACGCCATGAAGAACCGCATTGAACGCAAGCTGGGCGTGTCCATCACACGGCTTGCAAGTTAG
- a CDS encoding gamma-glutamyltransferase family protein, with translation MTKALDFTSGYASRRPPMMGYNAVATSQPLAAQAGMKMLQLGGNAVDAAVATAMALTVVEPTGNGIGSDAFAIVWDGEKLHGLNASGRSPASWHADLFAGKTAMPEIGWDAVTVPGAVSGWVALAERFGTLPLTTLAQPAIEYARNGFPVSPLIGHLWLRGYNKLKDQPGFSACFAPEGRAPRVGEIFRNPAQANSLELIAKTNGEAFYRGELAQKIAAFAKAHGAHLTAEDLANHRVDWVELLSRDFAGGSVQELPPNGQGIATLIALGILEQCGIEHHHPDSVQSLHLSIEAMKLALADLDRYVADEAHMEFAAKELLSDHYLKSRAALIDPDKASDFEYGSPTQSGTVYISTADASGMMVSFIQSNYMGFGSGIVVPDTGISLQNRGCGFVLDPKHPNALAGSKRPFHTIIPGFAMDGNGQPLMSFGVMGGPMQAQGHMQMALRIMLHGQNPQAAIDAPRWRVVQGREVIVEATFDRNTIAALRERGHHIVVEDPLQEYNFGGAQVIYRMPEGHYVAATESRKDGQALVS, from the coding sequence ATGACCAAAGCGCTTGATTTTACGTCCGGTTACGCTTCACGACGCCCGCCGATGATGGGCTATAACGCGGTTGCCACCTCGCAGCCGCTGGCGGCGCAGGCGGGGATGAAGATGCTGCAGCTGGGCGGCAACGCCGTTGATGCGGCTGTCGCCACCGCGATGGCGCTGACGGTGGTTGAACCCACCGGTAACGGGATTGGCAGCGATGCCTTCGCCATCGTCTGGGATGGTGAAAAGCTCCACGGCCTGAACGCCTCTGGCCGCTCGCCTGCGAGCTGGCATGCGGATCTGTTCGCTGGTAAAACGGCGATGCCGGAAATCGGCTGGGATGCGGTAACCGTGCCCGGTGCGGTATCGGGCTGGGTGGCGCTGGCGGAACGTTTTGGCACGCTGCCGCTGACCACGCTGGCGCAGCCTGCCATTGAGTATGCGCGTAACGGTTTCCCCGTCTCACCGCTGATTGGCCATCTCTGGCTGCGCGGTTATAACAAACTCAAAGACCAGCCGGGCTTTAGCGCCTGCTTCGCACCGGAAGGCCGCGCCCCGCGTGTAGGGGAGATCTTCCGTAACCCGGCGCAGGCTAACTCCCTGGAGCTGATTGCAAAAACCAACGGCGAGGCGTTTTATCGGGGCGAGCTGGCGCAGAAAATTGCCGCCTTCGCCAAAGCGCACGGCGCACATCTGACGGCTGAGGATCTGGCGAACCATCGTGTGGACTGGGTGGAGCTGTTGTCGCGCGACTTTGCCGGCGGTTCGGTGCAGGAGCTGCCGCCGAACGGGCAGGGGATCGCCACGTTGATTGCGCTCGGCATTCTGGAGCAGTGCGGCATTGAGCACCATCATCCGGACTCCGTGCAATCCCTGCATTTATCCATTGAGGCGATGAAGCTGGCGCTGGCGGATCTCGACCGCTACGTGGCGGATGAAGCGCACATGGAGTTTGCGGCTAAAGAGCTGCTGAGCGACCATTATCTGAAATCGCGCGCGGCGCTTATCGACCCTGATAAAGCCTCGGATTTTGAGTACGGTTCGCCGACGCAGAGCGGCACGGTCTACATCAGCACCGCGGATGCCAGCGGGATGATGGTTTCGTTTATCCAGTCCAACTATATGGGCTTTGGTTCAGGGATTGTGGTACCGGATACCGGCATCAGCCTGCAAAACCGCGGCTGCGGATTTGTGCTGGATCCGAAGCACCCGAACGCGCTGGCGGGCAGCAAGCGTCCGTTCCACACCATCATTCCGGGTTTTGCGATGGACGGCAACGGCCAGCCGCTGATGTCTTTTGGTGTGATGGGTGGGCCAATGCAGGCGCAAGGGCATATGCAGATGGCGCTGCGCATCATGCTGCACGGGCAAAACCCGCAGGCGGCAATCGACGCCCCGCGCTGGCGCGTGGTGCAGGGCCGGGAGGTGATCGTCGAAGCGACGTTCGATCGCAACACCATTGCTGCCCTGCGTGAACGTGGCCACCACATCGTCGTGGAAGATCCGCTCCAGGAGTATAACTTTGGCGGTGCGCAGGTGATTTACCGGATGCCGGAAGGGCACTACGTGGCCGCGACGGAGAGCCGCAAAGACGGGCAGGCGCTGGTGAGTTGA
- a CDS encoding ABC transporter permease codes for MLELICKRLLLAIPTLLLVSMMVFGLQKLLPGDPLIAMAGEERDPAVIAQLRAELNLDAPIPVQYFHWLTRALQGDLGVSLRTHEPVTELIASKLPVTLELSLLAMIIALVFGISMGILAAVNKNSWVDHGANFVAISGISIPHFWLGILLILVFSVNLQWLPASGFVPFSEDPVQNLRTLLLPAAVLGTGLAATLMRHTRASMIAVLKADYIRTARAKGLLPKAVIIKHAFRNALVPVITLTTLLFGELLGGAVLTEQVFTIPGFGKMIVDSVFNRDYAVVQGVVLIVAIGFLLLNLLADVLYVLINPKMRG; via the coding sequence ATGCTGGAACTGATTTGCAAACGTCTGCTGCTGGCCATTCCGACGCTATTGCTGGTGAGTATGATGGTGTTCGGGCTGCAGAAGCTGCTGCCCGGCGATCCGCTCATCGCCATGGCGGGCGAGGAGCGGGATCCGGCGGTGATCGCCCAGCTGCGCGCTGAGCTCAATCTGGATGCGCCCATCCCGGTGCAGTATTTCCACTGGCTGACGCGCGCGCTGCAGGGCGATCTAGGGGTCTCCTTACGCACGCACGAACCGGTGACCGAGCTTATCGCCAGCAAACTGCCGGTCACGCTGGAGCTGTCGCTGCTGGCGATGATCATCGCCCTGGTGTTCGGCATCAGCATGGGGATCCTCGCGGCGGTGAACAAAAACAGCTGGGTCGATCACGGGGCGAACTTTGTGGCGATCTCCGGGATCTCGATACCGCACTTCTGGCTCGGGATCCTGCTGATACTGGTCTTTTCGGTCAATCTGCAGTGGCTGCCGGCGTCCGGGTTTGTGCCGTTTAGTGAAGATCCGGTGCAGAACCTGCGGACGTTGCTGCTGCCTGCCGCCGTGCTCGGCACCGGGCTGGCGGCCACGCTGATGCGCCATACCCGCGCCTCCATGATCGCCGTGCTCAAAGCTGACTACATCCGCACCGCGCGGGCCAAAGGGCTGCTGCCAAAAGCCGTCATTATCAAGCATGCGTTTCGCAACGCGCTGGTACCGGTGATCACGCTTACCACGCTGCTGTTCGGCGAGCTGCTGGGCGGCGCGGTGCTGACCGAGCAGGTCTTCACCATTCCGGGATTTGGCAAAATGATCGTCGACTCGGTGTTTAACCGCGACTACGCGGTGGTGCAGGGCGTGGTGCTGATCGTGGCGATTGGCTTCCTGCTGCTGAACCTGCTGGCCGATGTGCTGTACGTTCTCATCAATCCGAAAATGCGAGGTTAA
- a CDS encoding ABC transporter substrate-binding protein, which translates to MTMRNSLLTVLGSVMLLGAALPAQAESVLRVGLGADPDMLDPHLARTYYGRFVFASLCDRLVDVDENLKVVPGLAKEWTWSEDGKTLTFNLREGVTFHDGEKFDAAAAKYNLDRALTLKGSLRKSEISSVESVEVTGPMQIALHLKTPDAALLMQLTDRAGAMMAPEAAKKPDFAAHPVCSGPYKFDSRVSQDRIVLTRFDNYWNKDAYHFDKIIYLPIPDASVRLANLRAGDLDLTEGIAASDVKTVEADSKLALAKVTGLGYQGITFNINNGKVPANDPFKDARVREAFSQAIDRDALNQVVFEGLYTPANQPFSTVSPYHVNLPVPPRDVDKAKALLKAAGVATPLNVNLLVPNNPTSQQVGQVLQAMVAEAGFTLNLQMTEFATLLDRQQSGDYQLSFSGWSGRPDPDGSIYGFIHSKGTLNDGRYSNAQVDEWLTQARLSNDKAVRQPLYDKVVKQLQTDMPVAYLYFEPRIFGLNKSVQGFKPYPDGIVRLAGVTLAK; encoded by the coding sequence ATGACAATGCGTAATTCTCTTTTGACCGTACTGGGAAGTGTTATGTTGCTCGGCGCGGCGCTGCCCGCCCAGGCTGAAAGCGTGCTGCGAGTAGGGCTGGGTGCAGACCCGGATATGCTCGATCCGCATCTGGCGCGCACCTATTATGGCCGCTTCGTTTTTGCCTCCCTGTGCGACAGGCTGGTGGATGTGGACGAAAACCTGAAAGTGGTGCCGGGTCTGGCGAAAGAGTGGACCTGGAGCGAGGATGGCAAAACCCTGACCTTCAATTTGCGTGAAGGCGTCACCTTCCATGACGGCGAAAAATTCGATGCGGCAGCGGCAAAATACAACCTCGACCGGGCGCTGACCTTAAAAGGCTCTCTGCGTAAAAGTGAAATATCGTCCGTGGAGTCCGTTGAGGTCACCGGCCCGATGCAGATCGCCCTGCACCTGAAAACCCCCGATGCTGCCCTGTTAATGCAGCTCACCGACCGCGCCGGGGCGATGATGGCCCCCGAAGCGGCGAAAAAGCCGGACTTTGCCGCCCATCCCGTCTGCTCCGGTCCTTATAAATTCGACAGCCGCGTCTCCCAGGACCGCATTGTTCTGACTCGTTTCGACAACTACTGGAATAAAGACGCTTACCACTTCGACAAAATCATCTACCTGCCGATCCCGGATGCCTCCGTGCGTCTGGCGAACCTGCGCGCGGGCGATCTCGATCTGACCGAGGGCATTGCTGCCAGCGACGTTAAAACCGTCGAAGCCGACAGCAAGCTGGCGCTGGCGAAGGTGACCGGCCTCGGGTATCAGGGCATCACCTTCAATATCAATAATGGCAAGGTGCCAGCGAACGATCCGTTCAAGGACGCCCGCGTGCGTGAAGCGTTCTCTCAGGCCATTGACCGCGATGCGCTCAATCAGGTGGTCTTTGAAGGACTCTATACGCCTGCCAACCAGCCCTTTTCGACGGTAAGCCCGTATCACGTCAATCTGCCGGTGCCCCCGCGTGACGTCGACAAGGCGAAAGCGCTGCTTAAAGCCGCAGGCGTCGCGACGCCGCTGAACGTGAATCTGCTGGTGCCGAACAACCCAACCTCGCAGCAGGTCGGCCAGGTATTGCAGGCGATGGTGGCTGAGGCGGGCTTTACCCTGAATCTGCAGATGACCGAGTTCGCCACGCTGCTCGATCGCCAGCAGAGCGGTGATTACCAGCTGAGCTTCTCCGGCTGGTCAGGACGCCCGGACCCGGATGGCAGCATCTACGGTTTTATCCACAGCAAAGGGACGCTTAACGACGGCCGTTACAGCAATGCGCAGGTCGATGAGTGGCTGACCCAGGCGCGTCTCAGCAACGATAAAGCCGTTCGCCAGCCGCTGTACGACAAGGTAGTGAAGCAGCTGCAAACCGACATGCCTGTTGCCTACCTCTACTTTGAGCCGCGTATTTTCGGCCTGAACAAAAGCGTGCAGGGCTTTAAGCCGTACCCGGACGGCATCGTGCGTCTGGCCGGTGTGACGCTGGCGAAATAA
- a CDS encoding ABC transporter ATP-binding protein — protein MTTIPFKEATPVLRLQKLNVKFAGSPVSVLDGISLTVKAGETLALVGESGCGKSITSLALMGLLPASSQIVSGDMQFRRHDLRKLSPREYADLRGNELAMIFQEPMTSLNPAFTLGDQLSEAVMRHQNVSRAQAMNTALQILEKVQIPAAEMRLKAYPHQLSGGMRQRVMIAMALINHPRLLIADEPTTALDVTIQAQILALLNTLKEETGTAVLMITHDLGVVAEVAQQVAVMYAGQVVEQGSVEAIFADPQHPYTIGLMGSIPSAGARKGPLATIPGAVPLAESMPKGCRFATRCPFAQTRCHNEKPSLAAQGADHLVACFRVPLEQHIALGEIA, from the coding sequence ATGACGACGATTCCGTTTAAGGAAGCCACTCCGGTACTGCGCCTGCAAAAACTCAACGTTAAGTTCGCCGGATCGCCGGTGAGCGTGCTTGACGGTATCTCGCTGACGGTCAAAGCGGGTGAAACGCTGGCGCTGGTGGGGGAGTCCGGCTGCGGGAAAAGTATCACCTCCTTAGCGCTGATGGGGCTACTGCCCGCCAGCTCGCAGATTGTCAGCGGCGATATGCAGTTTCGTCGCCACGATCTGCGAAAGCTCTCCCCGCGGGAATATGCCGATCTCCGGGGTAACGAGCTGGCGATGATTTTCCAGGAGCCGATGACGTCGCTCAACCCCGCCTTTACCCTTGGGGACCAGCTCAGCGAAGCGGTTATGCGCCATCAGAACGTTTCGCGTGCGCAGGCGATGAATACCGCGCTGCAAATCCTGGAGAAGGTGCAGATCCCGGCGGCAGAGATGCGCCTGAAAGCGTATCCGCACCAGCTTTCCGGCGGCATGCGCCAGCGCGTGATGATTGCGATGGCGCTCATTAACCATCCGCGTTTGTTGATTGCCGACGAGCCGACCACCGCGCTGGACGTCACCATTCAGGCGCAAATCCTCGCACTGCTCAACACCTTAAAAGAGGAGACCGGTACGGCGGTGCTGATGATCACCCATGATTTAGGCGTGGTGGCGGAAGTGGCGCAGCAGGTGGCGGTGATGTATGCCGGGCAGGTGGTGGAGCAGGGGAGCGTCGAGGCCATCTTTGCCGATCCGCAGCACCCGTACACCATTGGTCTGATGGGCTCTATTCCGTCCGCGGGCGCGCGTAAAGGGCCGCTCGCCACCATTCCCGGCGCGGTTCCCCTGGCGGAATCCATGCCGAAAGGCTGCCGCTTTGCGACCCGCTGCCCCTTCGCGCAAACGCGCTGCCATAACGAAAAACCGTCGCTCGCGGCGCAGGGGGCTGACCATCTGGTCGCCTGCTTCCGCGTGCCGCTGGAACAACACATTGCGCTGGGAGAGATCGCATGA
- a CDS encoding FadR/GntR family transcriptional regulator, producing the protein MEKPSRFLANSSTALEQLRGLIHQHESTPGLPLPTERELSETLGVGRREVRRALDVLEEEGRIWRKQGKGTFIGPAAPVEPLALQGLVQQTNLLEVMEARLQLEPGLARLAALRATRENLALMQRMLERIDKVSPDDRDLNELWDSAFHRAIAEAAGNRLMLGLFDAIDAVRREPGWQHLRELARTPERVDVYNDHHHKIMSAIIHRQPNEAAAAMREHLLSLQNALIQAIHLEDDITL; encoded by the coding sequence ATGGAAAAACCGTCACGGTTTCTGGCAAATTCCAGCACCGCGCTTGAACAATTGCGCGGTCTTATTCACCAGCACGAGTCAACACCAGGCCTTCCGCTGCCCACGGAACGTGAGCTGTCGGAAACTCTCGGCGTAGGACGACGTGAAGTACGTCGTGCGCTGGATGTGCTGGAAGAAGAGGGGCGGATCTGGCGTAAGCAGGGCAAAGGCACCTTTATTGGTCCTGCTGCGCCTGTGGAACCGCTGGCCCTTCAGGGATTGGTTCAGCAAACCAACCTTCTGGAAGTGATGGAAGCTCGTCTACAACTCGAACCCGGCTTAGCCCGGCTTGCGGCACTGCGTGCCACCAGGGAAAACCTCGCGCTCATGCAGCGCATGCTGGAACGCATCGATAAGGTCAGCCCGGACGACCGCGATCTGAATGAACTGTGGGACAGCGCCTTTCACCGCGCCATTGCGGAGGCCGCAGGCAATCGCCTGATGCTGGGTCTTTTTGATGCCATTGATGCCGTCAGGCGTGAGCCAGGCTGGCAGCATTTGCGTGAGCTTGCCCGAACCCCCGAACGGGTCGATGTCTACAACGACCATCATCATAAAATCATGTCCGCGATTATCCATCGCCAGCCCAACGAAGCAGCGGCCGCCATGCGCGAACATCTGCTTAGTCTGCAAAACGCCCTGATACAGGCGATCCACCTTGAGGACGACATCACGCTATGA
- a CDS encoding ABC transporter permease, with product MAELTTQTVAPVLPRAQNRVLKKFLANKSAVIGAVIVGFFVLVALLAPWIAPFDPVKANFLAVRKAPSAMYWFGTDELGRDILSRIIWGARTSLMAGCMSVVIAVVIGVPLGLVAGYFQKMWDGVISRVIEALLACPFLIMAIALGAFLGPSLTNAMIAIGLSAMPIFARLTRGQVIAIRNEEYIDGARAIGLPDRWIIIKYVLPNVMSPILVQATLAIASAIIAEASLSFLGLGQQPPNPSWGSMLNTAKGFLEQAPWMSVFPGVAIFLAVQGFNLLGDGLRDALDPRHD from the coding sequence ATGGCGGAATTGACAACTCAAACCGTTGCGCCGGTTCTGCCCCGCGCGCAGAACCGGGTGCTGAAGAAATTTCTCGCCAATAAAAGCGCGGTGATCGGCGCGGTGATTGTGGGCTTCTTTGTGCTGGTGGCGCTGCTGGCACCGTGGATCGCGCCGTTCGATCCGGTGAAGGCGAATTTCCTCGCGGTGCGTAAAGCGCCCTCGGCGATGTACTGGTTCGGCACCGACGAGCTGGGGCGCGATATTTTATCCCGCATTATCTGGGGAGCCAGAACCTCGCTGATGGCGGGGTGTATGTCGGTAGTCATCGCCGTGGTCATCGGCGTGCCGCTGGGGCTGGTGGCTGGTTACTTTCAGAAGATGTGGGATGGGGTGATCTCACGCGTTATCGAAGCGCTGCTGGCCTGTCCGTTCCTGATCATGGCGATCGCCCTCGGGGCGTTTTTAGGCCCAAGCCTGACCAACGCCATGATCGCCATTGGCCTTTCCGCGATGCCGATCTTCGCCCGTCTCACGCGCGGCCAGGTGATCGCCATTCGCAACGAAGAGTACATCGACGGCGCGCGGGCGATAGGCCTGCCGGATCGCTGGATCATCATCAAATATGTCCTGCCGAACGTCATGTCACCCATTCTGGTGCAGGCCACGCTGGCCATTGCCTCGGCAATTATCGCCGAAGCCAGTCTCTCGTTTCTGGGTCTGGGGCAGCAGCCGCCAAACCCCTCCTGGGGCTCAATGCTTAACACCGCCAAAGGCTTCCTTGAGCAGGCGCCCTGGATGTCCGTCTTCCCCGGCGTGGCGATTTTCCTTGCCGTGCAGGGCTTTAATTTACTCGGCGACGGGCTGCGCGATGCGCTCGATCCGCGCCACGACTAA